One Methylocaldum marinum DNA window includes the following coding sequences:
- the speD gene encoding adenosylmethionine decarboxylase → MEKLQLHGFNNLTKSLSFNIYDICYAKSGQQQRRYIEYIDEMYNAKRLTQILTDVNAIIGAEILNIARQDYEPQGASVTMLISEGHVPESITNVEGPGPAPESVVAHLNKSHITVHTYPESHPYGGISTFRADIDVSTCGRISPLKALNYLIHSFESDIVIMDYRVRGFTRDISGQKHYNDHEITSIQNYISDAMAERYQMIDVNVYQEKIFHTKMILKDFHLDNYLFETDKDALTDEERIAIQKQLKQEMAEIFYGRNYKLRR, encoded by the coding sequence ATGGAAAAATTGCAGTTACACGGTTTCAATAACCTCACCAAATCGTTGAGCTTCAATATTTACGATATCTGCTACGCCAAATCCGGACAGCAGCAGCGTCGTTACATCGAGTACATCGACGAGATGTACAATGCCAAACGCTTGACGCAGATATTGACCGATGTGAATGCGATCATCGGTGCCGAAATCCTGAACATTGCGCGTCAGGATTACGAGCCTCAAGGCGCCAGCGTGACCATGCTCATTTCGGAAGGCCATGTGCCGGAGAGCATTACCAACGTGGAGGGGCCGGGTCCCGCTCCGGAGTCGGTGGTGGCGCATCTGAACAAAAGCCACATCACTGTGCATACCTATCCGGAAAGCCACCCTTATGGCGGTATCAGTACCTTTAGAGCCGATATCGATGTCTCGACTTGCGGCCGCATTTCGCCGCTAAAGGCGCTCAATTATCTGATCCACAGCTTCGAGTCCGACATCGTGATCATGGATTACCGCGTCCGCGGTTTCACGCGCGATATCAGCGGTCAGAAGCACTATAACGATCACGAGATCACGTCCATTCAAAACTATATTTCGGATGCGATGGCCGAGCGGTATCAGATGATCGACGTCAACGTCTATCAGGAGAAGATTTTCCATACCAAGATGATCCTGAAAGACTTTCATCTCGACAATTATCTGTTCGAGACCGACAAAGATGCGCTGACCGACGAAGAACGGATCGCCATTCAGAAGCAGCTCAAGCAGGAAATGGCGGAGATCTTCTACGGGCGGAATTACAAGTTGCGGCGATAA
- a CDS encoding helix-turn-helix domain-containing protein, giving the protein MKAQARKIETIPNTVEFKPDTTLLLSDHVRMSLQRYFAQLDGHEATDLYAMVISEVEKPLIETVLEQCGHNQSKAAMVLGVSRSTLRKKMLQYGIE; this is encoded by the coding sequence ATGAAAGCACAAGCAAGGAAAATCGAGACGATTCCCAATACCGTTGAGTTCAAACCCGACACCACTCTGCTCTTGAGCGATCACGTACGCATGAGCCTGCAGCGCTACTTTGCTCAGCTCGACGGGCACGAGGCGACGGACCTCTATGCCATGGTCATCAGCGAAGTGGAGAAACCCCTGATCGAAACTGTATTGGAGCAATGCGGTCATAACCAGAGCAAGGCGGCGATGGTGCTCGGCGTCAGTCGCAGCACTTTGCGCAAAAAGATGCTCCAGTACGGTATCGAATAG
- the dusB gene encoding tRNA dihydrouridine synthase DusB translates to MYIGPFRLANRLILAPMAGVTDRPFRMLCRRYGAALAVSEMVSANPALRDDRKTLRRSDHSGEPEPRAVQILGNDPAAMAEAARINADRGAQIIDINMGCPAKKVCHKAAGSALLKDEGLVGRILEAVVEATTVPVTLKIRTGWDPDHRNAVAIAKIAEDAGIRAITVHGRTRACGFSGQAEYLTIQRVKQAVGIPVIANGDIDSPEKAAAVLELTGADAVMIGRAALGNPWLFRRIDHFLSGEVESGLPGAEETRDVILEHLKGLYAFYGDHLGVRIARKHVGWYLNHLSCPPDFGPLFNVQDCADQQLDLINQLFNEECRKLAA, encoded by the coding sequence ATGTATATCGGTCCTTTTCGACTGGCTAACCGCTTGATTCTGGCCCCCATGGCCGGCGTAACCGACCGCCCTTTCCGAATGCTCTGCCGCCGTTACGGTGCGGCGCTCGCCGTGTCGGAAATGGTATCCGCCAATCCGGCGCTGCGCGACGATCGCAAGACCCTGCGCAGGAGTGACCACAGCGGAGAGCCGGAACCCCGTGCCGTGCAGATTCTCGGCAACGATCCGGCGGCCATGGCCGAGGCGGCGCGAATCAATGCCGATCGCGGCGCCCAGATCATCGATATCAACATGGGCTGTCCGGCGAAAAAAGTCTGCCACAAGGCGGCCGGGTCGGCGCTCCTCAAAGACGAAGGTTTGGTCGGACGAATCCTGGAAGCCGTGGTCGAGGCAACGACCGTACCGGTCACGCTGAAAATACGCACCGGCTGGGACCCCGACCATCGCAATGCGGTCGCCATCGCCAAAATCGCCGAGGATGCGGGCATCCGCGCCATCACGGTTCACGGACGCACCCGCGCTTGCGGCTTTTCCGGACAGGCCGAATACCTTACAATCCAACGGGTCAAGCAGGCTGTCGGCATCCCCGTGATCGCCAATGGCGATATCGATTCGCCGGAAAAAGCGGCGGCTGTCCTTGAGCTCACCGGCGCCGATGCTGTCATGATCGGCCGAGCCGCCCTCGGAAATCCATGGTTGTTTCGCCGAATCGACCATTTTCTCAGCGGAGAGGTCGAGTCCGGATTACCCGGAGCGGAGGAAACACGGGATGTCATCCTGGAACATCTGAAAGGACTTTATGCATTCTACGGCGATCACCTCGGAGTGCGGATCGCACGCAAGCATGTCGGTTGGTACTTGAATCATCTTTCCTGCCCACCGGATTTCGGCCCGCTGTTCAATGTTCAAGACTGTGCCGATCAGCAACTGGATTTAATAAACCAATTGTTTAACGAAGAATGTCGGAAGTTGGCTGCATGA
- a CDS encoding ArnT family glycosyltransferase, producing the protein MLDRLIARDYVLLWCVLVFSGFAFRPLMPVDETRVVSVAWEMWQRGDFLVPYLNGEPYSHKPPLFQWFIHLSWLVFGVNDWTPRWVGPLFGLANLVLTERLARRLWPELDSVSRLAPLILLGFGVWALWTTLTLYDMLVAFFALLGVLGILRAAREASYLGWLITALGIGGGVLSKGPIILLLILPVGLLAPWWMGRVPRRGWTGWYARMLGATVLGAAIALAWAIPAGLAGGDAYRRAIFWGQSVGRIADSFAHRRSWWWYGAILPVFLFPWIVWPSLGRNLCRWKGDLHLRFCVLHVVAVFVLLSLISAKQVHYLLPSLPIWALVFARAFGDPLAQIGLFGQRIFGSIVLGSGLALAFLPAAASAFGFAKADSTVVAVARASPVFALVLIIGLGAFLLLWRPGDSSRMVRGAVGAMIGMVLAAHLIYVEAARSHYDMRPMGARLAQLQAQGRSIAHWQKYSGDFQFVGRLKSPLETLSTREALSEWLAAHRGDYAVFVYRSSKAALEDSAEFAQPYRGSRRVGLWKASELLARPDVLDRLTD; encoded by the coding sequence ATGCTAGACCGGCTGATTGCTAGGGACTACGTCCTCCTCTGGTGCGTTCTTGTGTTCTCCGGCTTCGCCTTCAGACCGCTGATGCCGGTCGATGAGACCCGTGTCGTGTCGGTAGCCTGGGAAATGTGGCAAAGGGGCGATTTCCTCGTGCCGTATTTGAACGGCGAACCATACAGTCACAAACCGCCTCTCTTCCAATGGTTCATTCATTTGAGCTGGCTCGTTTTCGGCGTCAACGACTGGACCCCGAGATGGGTGGGGCCTCTGTTCGGCTTGGCCAATCTGGTACTGACCGAACGCCTGGCGCGTCGGCTGTGGCCCGAACTCGATTCGGTATCCCGCCTGGCGCCTTTGATTTTGCTCGGTTTTGGGGTTTGGGCCTTGTGGACGACGCTTACCCTATACGACATGCTGGTGGCTTTCTTCGCCTTGCTGGGCGTGCTGGGTATTCTCCGGGCAGCCCGGGAAGCGTCCTATCTCGGCTGGCTGATCACGGCTTTGGGCATCGGCGGAGGGGTATTATCCAAAGGGCCCATAATCCTGCTGCTCATTCTGCCGGTCGGGCTACTGGCACCCTGGTGGATGGGGCGCGTTCCACGTCGGGGTTGGACCGGGTGGTATGCGCGGATGTTGGGGGCCACGGTTCTAGGCGCCGCCATCGCCTTGGCTTGGGCCATTCCCGCAGGCCTAGCCGGGGGCGACGCGTATCGCCGGGCCATCTTTTGGGGGCAGTCGGTCGGCCGTATCGCGGATTCTTTCGCTCATCGCCGGTCCTGGTGGTGGTACGGGGCGATATTGCCGGTTTTCCTGTTTCCCTGGATTGTTTGGCCAAGTCTAGGGCGTAACCTGTGCCGGTGGAAAGGGGATCTGCACTTACGCTTTTGTGTTCTTCACGTCGTAGCCGTATTTGTCCTGCTGTCGCTCATCAGCGCCAAGCAGGTTCATTACCTGCTTCCCAGCTTGCCCATTTGGGCCTTGGTGTTCGCCCGTGCGTTCGGCGATCCGTTGGCTCAAATCGGTCTGTTCGGCCAGAGGATTTTCGGATCGATCGTATTGGGCTCGGGCTTGGCCCTGGCTTTTCTTCCCGCCGCTGCAAGCGCGTTCGGTTTTGCCAAAGCCGACAGTACGGTTGTCGCCGTCGCCCGCGCCTCGCCCGTTTTCGCATTGGTGCTCATCATCGGCTTGGGGGCTTTCCTGCTGTTATGGCGGCCGGGAGATTCTTCGAGAATGGTGCGGGGAGCCGTGGGAGCGATGATCGGCATGGTGCTGGCCGCGCATCTCATTTATGTCGAAGCGGCGCGATCCCACTATGACATGCGCCCGATGGGCGCGCGTCTTGCGCAATTGCAGGCGCAGGGAAGATCGATTGCGCACTGGCAAAAATACAGCGGGGATTTTCAATTCGTCGGGAGGCTGAAGTCGCCTCTGGAGACGCTTTCCACGCGTGAGGCACTGTCCGAATGGTTGGCGGCGCACCGGGGCGATTACGCTGTTTTCGTCTATCGCAGCAGCAAGGCCGCACTTGAGGACAGTGCCGAATTCGCCCAGCCCTATCGAGGCAGTCGCCGGGTCGGACTGTGGAAGGCGTCCGAACTGCTTGCACGGCCCGATGTGCTGGACCGGCTGACCGATTGA
- the purH gene encoding bifunctional phosphoribosylaminoimidazolecarboxamide formyltransferase/IMP cyclohydrolase — MKLTISRALISVSDKTGLVDFCRGLASLGIEILSSGGTAALLRDNGIAAVEVSDYTGFPEMMGGRIKTLHPKIHGGILGRRGIDEPVMAQHGISAIDLVVVNLYPFEQTVARPDCALADAIENIDIGGPAMIRAAAKNHESVGVVVDPADYPRVLEELRAQDGGLSDETRFTLAIKSFRHTAAYDSAIAAYLGKVEGSEHFPDPLVIRFRKVQGMRYGENPHQKAAFYLDPGAPGGTIATAKQLQGKELSYNNIADADAALECVKTFTDSPACVIVKHANPCGVAQGNTLLEAYDRAYATDPTSAFGGIIAFNQTLDGQTAQAIIERQFVEVIVAPHLSEEALQVFGGKPNVRVMASGSWPPSAPAPEWDFKRVSGGLLVQDRDLGIVGAEDLRIVTRRAPTEDEIADLLFAWKVVKYVKSNAIVYCKNRQTVGIGAGQMSRVYSARIAAIKAADQGLVIQGSVMASDAYFPFRDGVDSAAEAGVTAVIQPGGSIRDAEVIQAADEHGMAMVFTGMRHFRH, encoded by the coding sequence ATGAAACTCACAATATCCCGAGCGCTCATTAGCGTTTCTGACAAAACCGGACTTGTGGACTTTTGCCGTGGACTGGCCTCCCTCGGCATCGAGATTCTGTCGTCCGGCGGGACGGCTGCGCTCTTGCGCGACAACGGCATCGCTGCCGTGGAAGTGTCCGATTACACCGGCTTTCCTGAAATGATGGGGGGCCGCATCAAGACCCTGCATCCCAAGATCCATGGCGGCATCCTCGGGCGCCGCGGCATCGACGAGCCCGTCATGGCTCAACACGGCATTTCCGCCATCGATTTGGTCGTCGTCAATCTTTATCCTTTCGAGCAAACCGTCGCCAGACCCGACTGCGCACTGGCGGATGCCATCGAAAACATCGACATCGGCGGTCCGGCCATGATTCGTGCCGCCGCCAAGAACCACGAATCGGTCGGCGTTGTCGTCGATCCGGCCGATTACCCGCGGGTTCTCGAAGAACTCCGGGCGCAGGACGGCGGACTTTCCGACGAAACGCGCTTCACGCTTGCGATCAAGAGCTTTCGGCACACCGCCGCCTACGATAGTGCCATCGCGGCTTACCTCGGCAAAGTCGAAGGTTCAGAACATTTCCCCGATCCGCTGGTCATCCGTTTTCGCAAAGTCCAGGGCATGCGCTACGGTGAAAACCCGCACCAGAAAGCGGCATTTTACCTGGACCCCGGCGCGCCCGGCGGCACCATCGCGACCGCGAAGCAGCTCCAGGGCAAGGAATTGTCCTATAACAATATCGCCGATGCGGATGCGGCTCTCGAGTGCGTCAAGACCTTTACCGACTCGCCCGCCTGCGTGATCGTCAAGCACGCCAATCCGTGCGGCGTCGCACAGGGGAATACCTTGTTGGAAGCCTATGACCGCGCCTATGCCACCGATCCCACATCCGCGTTCGGCGGCATCATCGCCTTCAACCAGACCTTGGACGGGCAAACCGCCCAGGCCATCATCGAAAGACAGTTCGTGGAAGTGATCGTCGCGCCCCATCTGAGTGAGGAAGCGCTTCAAGTCTTTGGCGGGAAACCCAACGTGCGGGTTATGGCGTCCGGTTCCTGGCCACCTAGCGCTCCCGCGCCGGAATGGGATTTCAAGCGCGTGTCCGGAGGCCTTCTGGTACAAGACCGGGACCTGGGCATCGTCGGTGCGGAGGATTTGCGCATCGTCACCCGGCGCGCACCCACCGAGGACGAGATCGCGGATCTCTTATTCGCCTGGAAAGTGGTCAAATACGTCAAATCCAACGCCATCGTCTATTGCAAGAACCGCCAGACCGTCGGGATAGGCGCAGGACAAATGAGCCGCGTTTATTCGGCGCGCATCGCGGCGATCAAAGCCGCCGACCAGGGACTTGTCATCCAGGGTTCGGTCATGGCCTCGGACGCCTATTTCCCGTTCCGCGACGGGGTGGATTCGGCCGCCGAGGCGGGTGTCACCGCCGTCATTCAGCCGGGCGGCTCGATACGCGATGCGGAAGTCATCCAGGCCGCGGACGAACACGGCATGGCCATGGTCTTTACCGGGATGCGCCATTTCCGCCACTGA
- a CDS encoding TIGR04282 family arsenosugar biosynthesis glycosyltransferase: MAKAPIPGQVKTRLIPALGAEGASRLHAALLRRTVGAMLHANLCPIQLWCSPDTDHPEFIELQVLGTVLKTQCPGDLGARMGHAARECLETARKVIIIGTDCPVLHAGFVEQAIITLTNGHDAIVGPAEDGGYYLLGLNRTADELFQSMPWGGERVLLETRRRLDNLGWRWSELAPLWDVDRPEDLQRLESVNL, translated from the coding sequence ATGGCGAAGGCTCCGATTCCCGGCCAGGTCAAGACCAGGCTAATTCCCGCCCTGGGCGCCGAAGGCGCGTCACGGCTGCATGCCGCGCTGCTGCGAAGAACGGTCGGGGCTATGCTGCATGCAAACCTGTGCCCGATACAGTTGTGGTGCTCTCCCGACACCGATCACCCGGAATTCATTGAGCTGCAAGTACTTGGAACCGTCCTCAAAACGCAGTGCCCGGGCGATCTCGGGGCGCGCATGGGCCATGCCGCTCGCGAGTGCCTGGAGACGGCTCGCAAGGTCATTATCATCGGCACCGATTGTCCCGTGCTTCATGCCGGATTCGTAGAACAGGCGATCATCACTTTGACGAACGGACACGATGCGATCGTCGGTCCGGCTGAAGATGGCGGATACTATTTGCTGGGTCTGAACCGGACCGCCGACGAACTGTTCCAGTCCATGCCGTGGGGAGGAGAACGAGTGCTGCTGGAGACGCGGCGACGGCTCGACAATCTTGGCTGGCGGTGGTCGGAACTCGCCCCGTTATGGGATGTGGACCGTCCTGAAGATCTACAGCGGCTCGAGAGCGTGAACCTATGA
- the prlC gene encoding oligopeptidase A, translated as MSNPLLETDDLPPFSRIKAEHVVPTVERILQENRAAIARLLEPGKAVTWENLVQPLEDLDDRLNKAWSPVSHMNAVVNSDELREAYNACLPLLSEYATEIGQNEELYAAYRSLAENGSAAELDIAQRKILEDSLRDFRLSGVELPPEKKSRFKEIAQELSRLASQFQDNVLDATHAWSKHIEDEKLLSGLPESAIAMARQSAAAQGRSGWLFSLEFPSYIAVMTYADDRDLRREFYTAYSTRASDQGPNSGRWDNSEVMEKILALRHEQAQLLGFRNYAELSLATKMAPSTAEVLHFLNDLASRSLPQAKRDLEELKAFAGREHGLASPEAWDLPYYSEKLRQHKFALSEEEIRTYFPVTRVVPGMFRVVERLYGLRIQEKPGVDVWHPDVKFYEIHDRAGELLGGFYLDLYARPKKRGGAWMDECVTRRRIGQRIQHPIAYLTCNFTPPTNGETSLLRHDEVLTLFHEFGHGLHHMLTKVDYLGVSGIHGVEWDAVELPSQFMENFCWEPEALGVIAGHFRTGEPLPQDLLDKMIAARNFQSGMQMVRQLEFSLFDFRIHLEYDPSRGGRIYPILDDVRKQVAAFVPPPFNRFPHSFSHIFGGGYAAGYYSYKWAEVLSSDAFSLFEEKGIFAPEVGRSFLENILERGGSRKTMELFTAFRGREPTIDALLRHNGIVDAA; from the coding sequence ATGAGCAACCCTTTACTCGAAACGGATGATCTTCCGCCGTTCTCCCGCATCAAGGCCGAGCATGTGGTGCCGACGGTAGAGCGGATATTGCAGGAAAATCGCGCGGCTATCGCGAGACTGCTGGAGCCCGGCAAAGCAGTGACCTGGGAGAACCTGGTGCAGCCGCTGGAAGATCTGGACGACCGCCTCAACAAGGCCTGGTCTCCGGTCAGTCATATGAATGCGGTGGTGAACAGCGACGAGCTTAGAGAAGCCTACAATGCCTGTCTGCCATTACTGAGCGAATATGCCACGGAAATCGGCCAGAACGAAGAATTGTACGCAGCCTACCGAAGTCTCGCCGAAAACGGCAGTGCAGCCGAACTGGATATTGCGCAACGCAAGATTCTCGAAGATTCTCTCCGGGATTTCCGTCTTTCCGGCGTCGAATTGCCCCCGGAGAAAAAATCCCGTTTCAAGGAGATCGCCCAAGAGCTCTCCAGGCTCGCAAGCCAATTTCAGGATAATGTTCTCGACGCGACGCACGCCTGGAGCAAGCACATCGAGGATGAAAAGCTGTTGAGCGGATTGCCCGAGTCGGCCATTGCAATGGCGCGTCAGTCGGCCGCCGCACAAGGCAGGAGCGGCTGGCTGTTCAGCCTTGAATTCCCGTCTTACATCGCGGTGATGACTTACGCGGACGATCGCGATTTACGCCGCGAGTTCTACACCGCTTACAGCACGCGCGCTTCCGACCAGGGCCCCAATTCCGGACGCTGGGACAATTCCGAAGTCATGGAGAAGATTCTCGCTCTGCGGCATGAACAGGCGCAGCTACTCGGATTCCGGAACTATGCGGAATTGTCGCTCGCCACCAAGATGGCGCCCTCAACCGCGGAGGTGCTTCATTTTCTGAACGACCTGGCAAGCCGTAGCCTGCCTCAGGCGAAGCGAGATCTCGAAGAGCTGAAAGCCTTCGCCGGCCGGGAGCATGGCCTGGCTTCGCCGGAAGCCTGGGATCTGCCTTATTATTCGGAGAAGCTCAGGCAGCATAAATTTGCTCTGTCCGAAGAAGAGATTCGAACCTATTTTCCCGTGACACGAGTGGTTCCGGGGATGTTCCGCGTGGTCGAGCGCTTGTACGGGCTCCGTATCCAGGAAAAACCCGGAGTGGATGTCTGGCATCCGGATGTCAAGTTTTACGAGATCCATGACCGCGCGGGCGAGCTGCTGGGCGGTTTCTATCTGGATCTCTACGCACGTCCCAAGAAACGCGGCGGTGCCTGGATGGACGAATGCGTCACCCGGCGCCGAATAGGCCAGAGGATACAGCACCCTATTGCGTATCTAACGTGCAATTTCACGCCCCCGACCAACGGCGAGACATCCTTGTTGCGGCACGATGAGGTGCTGACCCTGTTCCACGAATTCGGTCACGGCTTGCACCACATGCTGACCAAGGTCGATTACCTCGGCGTTTCCGGCATTCACGGCGTCGAATGGGATGCCGTGGAATTGCCGAGCCAGTTCATGGAGAACTTCTGCTGGGAACCGGAGGCGCTGGGGGTAATAGCGGGCCACTTCCGGACCGGCGAGCCCTTGCCTCAAGACCTGCTGGACAAGATGATCGCGGCCCGCAATTTCCAATCCGGCATGCAGATGGTCCGTCAGCTGGAATTCAGTCTGTTCGATTTCCGAATTCATCTGGAATACGATCCCAGCCGCGGCGGAAGGATTTACCCGATTCTCGACGATGTCAGAAAGCAGGTGGCGGCATTCGTGCCTCCGCCGTTCAACCGGTTCCCGCACAGTTTTTCGCATATCTTCGGCGGAGGCTATGCGGCCGGCTATTACAGCTATAAATGGGCGGAAGTCTTGTCCAGCGACGCATTCTCGCTATTCGAGGAAAAAGGTATTTTCGCGCCCGAGGTTGGCCGCTCTTTCCTGGAAAACATCCTCGAGCGGGGCGGCAGCCGCAAGACCATGGAGCTTTTCACCGCGTTTCGTGGCCGCGAGCCGACCATAGACGCCCTGCTTCGGCACAATGGCATTGTCGACGCCGCTTAG
- a CDS encoding (Fe-S)-binding protein, with protein sequence MNRSERFSDTDLCVKCGLCLPHCPTYGKTLDENESPRGRIALIQGWAQGSLAMTPELTKHIDNCLLCRSCEAVCPAYVPYGSLVDRFRSESGQTGKTASARLKSAAIKIALTDKRASRWAERLIGKSGGSRRGLLRRSGLFRALELSEFEAGLPENSTAERRSEFYPAKDGNERRRVALFLGCTANLLDTETVASALAVMNRLGVGVRVPEAQACCGALHSHAGDEASARKLMARNLAAFDLSDADTVVTFASGCGAMLHDYPQLESAASGFASKVQDICQFLAELAWIGDIEPLPLAAKVCVHTPCTLKNVLRAERYGTDLLRRIPSLEVAPLPSSLRCCGAAGSYMLEHPEMAGALRDDVLEAVVAARPDFLATSNPGCAAHLRAGLKKKGLGHIEVLHPVTLLARRLVR encoded by the coding sequence TTGAATCGATCCGAACGGTTTTCCGACACCGATCTCTGTGTCAAATGCGGGCTGTGCCTGCCCCATTGCCCCACCTACGGCAAGACTCTGGACGAGAATGAATCTCCGCGCGGCCGGATCGCGCTGATCCAGGGCTGGGCACAAGGATCGTTAGCCATGACGCCGGAATTGACCAAGCACATCGACAATTGTCTGCTGTGCCGATCTTGCGAAGCGGTCTGCCCGGCCTATGTCCCGTATGGAAGCCTGGTCGATCGGTTTCGCAGCGAATCCGGCCAAACCGGCAAGACGGCGTCAGCGCGTCTCAAGTCTGCCGCGATCAAGATCGCGCTTACCGATAAGCGGGCCTCCCGTTGGGCGGAACGGCTAATCGGGAAATCCGGCGGATCGAGGCGGGGCCTGCTCAGAAGGTCGGGCTTATTCAGAGCCTTGGAGCTATCCGAATTCGAAGCGGGACTTCCCGAGAATTCGACAGCGGAACGCCGAAGCGAATTTTATCCGGCGAAAGACGGAAACGAGCGTCGCCGGGTGGCCCTGTTTCTCGGCTGTACGGCAAACCTTCTGGATACCGAAACCGTCGCCTCGGCTTTGGCGGTGATGAATCGGCTCGGCGTCGGTGTCCGGGTACCGGAGGCTCAGGCGTGTTGCGGGGCGCTGCATTCTCATGCCGGCGATGAGGCCTCGGCCCGCAAGCTTATGGCACGCAACCTGGCTGCATTCGATCTGTCCGATGCGGACACCGTCGTTACCTTCGCCAGCGGCTGCGGGGCGATGCTACACGATTATCCCCAACTGGAATCCGCGGCTTCGGGTTTCGCTTCAAAAGTCCAGGACATTTGTCAGTTCCTGGCGGAACTCGCCTGGATCGGCGACATCGAGCCCCTCCCCTTGGCAGCCAAGGTTTGCGTACATACGCCCTGCACGCTGAAGAACGTGTTGCGGGCGGAGCGCTACGGCACCGACCTCCTCCGCCGCATTCCCTCACTGGAGGTCGCGCCGCTGCCGAGTTCTCTACGCTGCTGCGGCGCAGCGGGCAGCTACATGCTGGAGCATCCGGAAATGGCTGGCGCCTTACGGGATGATGTACTGGAGGCGGTGGTGGCAGCCCGGCCCGATTTCCTGGCGACGTCCAATCCGGGTTGCGCGGCGCATCTGAGGGCGGGCTTGAAGAAAAAAGGACTGGGGCATATCGAGGTGCTGCATCCGGTCACGCTGCTGGCACGTCGGCTGGTTCGATAA
- the crp gene encoding cAMP-activated global transcriptional regulator CRP, whose translation MHSLSKPEEALANLLPYCHRRRYPGKTHIIRPGDAGDTLYYIIEGAVTVSMPYKPSGDDIVLAYLNKGDFIGEIGVFMEPMLRDVTVTTREPSQLAEIGYARFSQLLKGELAEHAVGILTLLGRQLSRRLLHTSRKVGNLAFMDVSGRIAHTLMELCKQPGALTHPDGMQIRITRQELGRIVGCSREVAGRVLKNLEEQGLLSAKGKTIVVYGTR comes from the coding sequence ATGCATTCCCTCTCGAAACCCGAGGAAGCTCTGGCGAATCTCCTGCCTTATTGCCACCGACGCCGCTATCCCGGCAAAACCCACATCATTCGACCCGGAGACGCCGGTGACACTCTGTACTACATCATTGAAGGCGCGGTAACAGTCAGTATGCCGTACAAGCCCAGTGGTGACGATATCGTACTCGCTTACCTGAACAAGGGAGACTTCATCGGAGAAATCGGCGTATTCATGGAACCCATGCTGCGCGATGTGACGGTCACGACTCGGGAACCGAGCCAACTTGCCGAGATCGGTTACGCGCGATTTTCTCAATTACTGAAAGGTGAACTCGCGGAACACGCCGTAGGCATTTTGACTCTGCTCGGACGCCAGCTGTCTCGGCGCCTCCTGCACACCAGCCGCAAGGTCGGCAATCTCGCATTCATGGATGTCTCGGGCCGCATCGCTCACACCCTGATGGAGCTCTGCAAGCAGCCCGGAGCGCTCACGCATCCCGACGGCATGCAGATCCGAATTACCCGCCAGGAACTGGGCCGCATCGTGGGCTGTTCCAGGGAGGTGGCGGGGAGGGTTCTGAAAAATCTCGAAGAACAGGGCCTACTCTCCGCCAAGGGCAAAACAATCGTCGTTTACGGTACTCGTTAG
- a CDS encoding OsmC family protein, with translation MKARVKWVENAMFLAESGSGHTLVMDGPPESGGRNLGARPMETLLMGMGGCTAFDVVHILRKGRHDVRDCELQLEAERAESDPKVFTRIHVHFVVKGKGLSDAVVGRAVQLSAEKYCSASIMLGKTAQITHDYEIIEVE, from the coding sequence ATGAAGGCGCGTGTCAAGTGGGTAGAAAATGCGATGTTCCTGGCTGAGTCCGGCAGCGGACATACGCTGGTCATGGATGGGCCGCCGGAATCGGGCGGTCGGAACCTCGGTGCGCGTCCGATGGAAACCTTGCTGATGGGGATGGGCGGTTGTACGGCGTTCGACGTCGTGCATATCCTGCGCAAGGGGCGACATGATGTACGCGATTGCGAACTTCAGCTCGAAGCCGAACGCGCCGAATCCGATCCCAAGGTTTTTACTCGGATCCATGTGCATTTCGTCGTCAAAGGCAAAGGCTTGAGTGATGCAGTGGTTGGTCGAGCGGTTCAGCTTTCCGCCGAGAAGTATTGTTCCGCGTCGATTATGCTGGGGAAGACGGCTCAAATCACACACGACTACGAAATCATCGAAGTCGAGTGA